The region ATGTCAAGATTAGTGTAATTCTGCAATGGTGTCCAGGAGGTCAGTGTCCAGTCTCTCTCTCTAATTAATTGCTAATGGTTTGATGAAAAGGACGTTAACTGTTTTCTTTACATATTGAAGAAGCGTTATTATGGGGGCAAATGCTGCATGTGAAACCAGTCAAAAAAACAAGACAGGTTGGAATGCAGGGCTTGAGAGGGAGTAATAATTATTGGTTACCGTGACTTAATAACGACTACTTGGATTAGAACAGATCTGTCAACTGCACATTTGTACTAATTATATAACCTTTTATTCTATAATAGCATCTCTAACTATAGGTGCCCAATTTGTATGAAGACCTTTAAAATGTGACCACTGATGGACCCTTTGAGATTGGTTGTCGAAttttaacaaaaagaaaaaggaaatgtTGAAGTTTGTTATGAGAGTAATACAACATGTGCAATAGGTACTTGTTCATTTCGTGTGCACTCACTAGCTTATCCAAATAATGAAATGATAATTTTAACTCCACCATtagatatttaatattattcaaGTGTGTTTGAATGATTGTGAATTTGTAAAACAGAGTTTGGATTAAAGTGAGTTGCAATGTAATTTATATTTGGATACTTTTATTTCAAAACCGGGTTTGACTTTGATCCCAAACCAAAATAATTGCAACTCACTTATTATTTTATTCCATTACACTTGTTATTCCATTCTATAATCCTCCACCGATCCAATCATAGATTTATTATGttactttaatttttaaaataataagtaTTCCTAAAATTAGAACTTTCTTTATAATTCACCATTTTATCTATAGGCTTTTTTTTGTATTTACAACAATAGAGTTACCATATCATATCAATCTAAAATTGCTACATAGCAAAACCAGGATTGATCTAGTTGCTACTTCTCATCCCATCTCATAATATCTTCGACCAAATTCAAGAGCCCAAAATACATCATTAAACATCTTCACAAATCTGGATGGCTTTCAAttacataaaaacaaaatatgatGTGTTAAAAATTCCAATTTAATACAGGATAAACAGCAGAAACTGTCTATTGAATTCTTGTTTATTTCACAATTGATATGATAAAATCACATATGCAACTTTCTGTTACTCTCTAGTCTCTATTCTAACTTTAATGTAGTCCAAACAAATAAAACTTAAAATTTCTATCCTATTCTAACATATCTACTAAACACTTCATAGTCATTCATAAGACTGAAAAATGACTGATTCTTTTGAATAACAAAATTCATGAGAAAGCAATCATGcatctattattattaatgaaaaTTGTTTCAAGATAGCACCCTTTTAGTAGTAACAAATTCAAACAAAAATTGTATGTATTTCACCTGTTAATCAAAattattccaaaaaaaaaatttaccacCATCGGCAAGAAACCCACACAACTTACTTGGTAGTTGGTACTGCCGAAAATGAATAAAGATGATATGCTTCTATGCAACATACAACACAAAGCATCGATAAACTAATCAGTCCCGCTTACAGAGAGTTCGAATTACATGAACGCCTCAAATGTTTACAACCCTAAAAGAGAGacgtataaataattaaataaatatctcAAACAGATTATATTAGAGCCGCATGGATCTAAcctagtaaaaaaaaatattggatAAGTCCAGcgtttttttaagaaaaagaatgaatatAAGTTATTTTGAAAATACATTTTACCAGGAGAGGATCACCTCCATATCCTGCCTAAATCTTCCCAAGGCAGCTAGTGTGTCCAACCAGCATTTCATGGATTTCTTCAGCTGTAGGTCGCTCATTTGGGTTTTCTTTCATACAACTATGAAACAAATCAACAAGGAACTTCAACGTGTCAATCTCAACTTCTGATTTTTCCAGCTCTTCACCAGATTGAATCATTGTGGGTTCATTCATTGAACTCAAAGCCTCCAGCTCATCAGTTAATTGTGGTCGCTTACCCATCTGTATTGATCATGTTAGAAGATCAATGAAAATTTAGTGTTCACATAAACTACAAAAAGTGACATCGAACAAATGACAACCTTACCTGCAAACTATCATGCATGAGTGAATCATGTACTCCATAATATGGAATTTGCAGGGTCAGCATCTCCAGAAGTAAACATCCAAATGACCAAATATCAACTTTCTGTCACAACACAGAGAAAAATTAAAACCCAAGAAAATACTATCTCTGGTGAAgagtaaattaaattattttaactaCACCTGTTCTTAATTAAAAACAAGAAACATAAGGCGGGGGGGGCGGGTTTTGCTCTCCCCACCACTGCCCCAGccagaataaaaaaaatgataccCCATCAAATCTCTAGCGAGGTCAGGAAAAATCACAAGGAGTCTACctttgttttttatattttccttCATCTTattcacacacacatatataatagtatatttaattaaaccatgtgaatttaaaaaaaaaaatttaaaccatGTGACGAAAACATTGCAATTCAAACAATCTATAAAATAGACATTAagaatttcaaaaatatattaGGTTAACTTTATTATTTAACTactgttaaaatttaaattaagtaTTACATCAGAGGGGGTTAAGGGTGGCCATTTGCACCATCGAATCCATCCTTTTCCTATCGGATTTGGTTTCCTAAATCCAGTCAAAGCAGGTTTCCCACAACGAAGTTAGGTTGAGTTCGGGCAGGTGCACAAAAGTTTGGGTTTGATTGTCATGCCTAGTCAAGttgtttcataaaaaaaaatcctgATATTATTCATATTTCAAACCCAAAAATCAAAAGGACATGGTTAATCAGTTGGGGGATCTTACCAATCCATAAGTGCTTTTCTTATACATAGTCCGCACAACCTCAGGAGCCATCCACCGAGGTGTTCCAACACACACTGAAGGAGGAGGTGTTCCCACATGAGCAATACAGCATGCATGTAAAGGTGATCTTAGTGGCACTGCACTATCAAAATCACAAAGCTTCACAGTGGGAGTTCCATCATCTCTCTTCCTATCAATATCAAACAGAATGTTTTCACTTTTTATGTCGCGATGAATTATGTGCTTCGAGTGCAGCTCCGACAAAGCACATGAGACATCTTTGGCAATATATAAAGCCAACTCCACGGGAACATGCTTTTCACCAGCTTTTGCCAGCTTCTCCAGATAGTTCTGTGAGTAAATGGAAGTGTGAATTTAATAAAACAACCAAAAATACGCTAATAGTAAAGAAATgatataattatataaaaaaacctTACTTTTAAGGAGCCTGCTTCCACATACTCCATAAAAATTGCAGATCTCAATACACGATGTTCAGGATTGCCATCCGCTGGGATAGTCCATTTGCATGTTATTTGGTGTCCATACATCTCCACTATGCAGGGGTGTTTTAAAGAATCAAGAATTCTAATTTCTCCCAAACAATTATATTCAAATTTTTTAACCTTCTCTGCTGAACTCTCCTGCACTTCCAAAGTACGCACCTACAACACCATACAATATAAAATGCATCCAATTATGAAATCTTCAGAACAACAAATTACATATCAAGGGAAGTGAAACCCCTTTTAACCATTCATGGAATATTAAAATACCTTTGCTGCCGCCTCAACTGATCCAAATTTGCACCGAACTAAAGTAGTCAAATGTTTATTCTCAAGTTCATTACAAGTCGGGAGAGATGGAAAGGAATGATCAGGAACAGGACCACCAGATGAAAGAGGGACTTTGCTTCGACTAAGAGGTATATACCTGAAACATCAAGTCAATAAGGCCTTGAGTAACACCATATAAGTTCACAAAAGTCATAGAATTTAAACAAGCTCTTGGACAGATGAAAAAGAGAAGTGAaaggaaaatattattttcCCTTGTTTTATtgagagaaaataaagatgGGAGAAGTGGTGAGACCAAGCAAAGCATTAGTGTTAATTAAGAAATTTCACTTAAAACTAAGAATTTTTCATAATTATGTTTGAAACACCTAATCCAAATATGCACTGAAAGTTGggagaaaataatataatttttaaagtcACAAACATTTGGACTAAAATTTGAGCATAAGCAAAATTCTTTAAATGCTACAAAATGATGAGACCCGAAATTTAAAAAAGAAGCCAAGCTCTAAAGTGCAGCATGATTGATCACTATTTAAAATATGCTGAATTTATAGCAGGAAAAGGACAAACCAATAGCTATATTTCAAGCAGAATAACTAAATTTCAGCagcatataaaattaaatataacgGATTCAAGTGAAAGCAATGTGCAAATGACAGCATATTAGATATTACACAAAACCAAGCTGCTTTCTTTTTTACAAGAACAAAAAGAGTTGCACATCTATCTTTGAACTTAGAGGATGTATATACCTGCAAAAGTACTCAGgatctttctcttctcttatATCATGAGGTCGGCAAGCATCAACAAGCATTCGAACCCATGTAGCACCCCTCTTTATCAGAATGATATTCCAGGCATGTGGTGAAAAATCAAGGTAACCTCTGACAAGCTCACAAGGTACAGGTGGCTCCATGTGATCACATAAATACTACAAAACAAATAACTTGCATTAGATCATCACAACAAAAGAGGCGGAAACTAAAAATTTACAGCACAATATAAAGTACACATAACAAAAGTACAGTATAAATATATAGCAACAATTATCACCTTAAAAAGCAGAGCTCTATGTCTACATACACCATACTGCACACAGCCAATAGGAACTATGATTGAATTTCgccttttttttatataatcaaGAGATTTTCCAGAGATCTCGGAAAGAGCAATATCTTCCATGGTGTTTACAACTGGTCCAGGGGAAGCACTTATACTGGTGCTGCTTCCAGTTGAGCACGTACAGACAAAAGGCTTATTATAATTTGAACCAGATACAGATTTCCGCATCCTTTCTATAATAGCACGTCTATCACTTCCACCAAAGTGATCAGATACAAATAGGGCAAGCAGTGACGCTGTTTGCAAGTTATCAACCACAGCCAGGCTCCCAGGAAAGTTTATACTACTTAACTGCTTCAAATTATAGACCAAAGTCCGAGCAGAGAGCATAACAGCATCCAACTCTTCATCCCTTCTTCTGAGATACAAAGAACAACCAATCAAATTTTATAGAAAGTGTACCCATGTAACCCACCCACTACCCCCAATATGACAAGCTGACATATATTAACTACAGATATACTCTcccaaaaaattacaaaaatacaCTAGCAGTAAGAACAAACCTGTCTAAAAGTATGACTTCACGAGATGCAAGGCACGGATTTTGCTCATAACTCTCAAGAGGCATAAATGGCCGATCACGTCCTGCATCATAAAAGCCATCTGACAGATGGTCTTCAATGCCACAAAATGATATCTTGCTGTACTTGCAAGAAACTAATGAGCTATCGCCAATTGGTTTTCTAGACTTGCATGGTTTAGGATTATCAATATCCTGAACTGAATGCCTCTTTGATTTAGAAATACACTTCAAAGAATCTAAACATGCTTCATTCTGTTCACTTTGCCCATTCTCTAAGGAGCATATGGATGCATCTTTTTCATCTCTGCTTTCAGAAGTGCAGAAATCATCTTGTGAAAACTGCTTTTCAATAATTACTTCATCAGTGTTGACATTATCAATCAAATTGT is a window of Lotus japonicus ecotype B-129 chromosome 5, LjGifu_v1.2 DNA encoding:
- the LOC130717341 gene encoding uncharacterized protein LOC130717341 translates to MQILYSDEAPTAGGDFPENPEDNKKNSTSGDSSDSGIDEPVSLDVSGRSLEFPVPENAKEDSVESLYMYRNVYSLIPKSVGALVRLRTLKFFGNEINLFAPEFGNMTALERLQMKISSPGIGGLPLHKLKGLKELELSKGPPRPSAFPILTEIAALKCLTKLSICHFSIRYLPPEIGCLKSLEYLDLSFNKIKTLPTEITYLIGLISMKVANNKLVELPSAMTSLSRLECLDLSNNRLTSLGSLELASMHRLQNLNLQYNKLPSIFHIPSWICCNMEGNDRGRCKDDCSSCSVEMDVYESEVLENKETLSHGPHNTSSSILTSSSSSSRCFATRKSGKRWKRRHYLQQKARLERLNSSRKWKGVDLDRLPSKKIHKTSEPENMNSLASENCAETVSDNGSLDGSNRRSFSEEVNDNLIDNVNTDEVIIEKQFSQDDFCTSESRDEKDASICSLENGQSEQNEACLDSLKCISKSKRHSVQDIDNPKPCKSRKPIGDSSLVSCKYSKISFCGIEDHLSDGFYDAGRDRPFMPLESYEQNPCLASREVILLDRRRDEELDAVMLSARTLVYNLKQLSSINFPGSLAVVDNLQTASLLALFVSDHFGGSDRRAIIERMRKSVSGSNYNKPFVCTCSTGSSTSISASPGPVVNTMEDIALSEISGKSLDYIKKRRNSIIVPIGCVQYGVCRHRALLFKYLCDHMEPPVPCELVRGYLDFSPHAWNIILIKRGATWVRMLVDACRPHDIREEKDPEYFCRYIPLSRSKVPLSSGGPVPDHSFPSLPTCNELENKHLTTLVRCKFGSVEAAAKVRTLEVQESSAEKVKKFEYNCLGEIRILDSLKHPCIVEMYGHQITCKWTIPADGNPEHRVLRSAIFMEYVEAGSLKNYLEKLAKAGEKHVPVELALYIAKDVSCALSELHSKHIIHRDIKSENILFDIDRKRDDGTPTVKLCDFDSAVPLRSPLHACCIAHVGTPPPSVCVGTPRWMAPEVVRTMYKKSTYGLKVDIWSFGCLLLEMLTLQIPYYGVHDSLMHDSLQMGKRPQLTDELEALSSMNEPTMIQSGEELEKSEVEIDTLKFLVDLFHSCMKENPNERPTAEEIHEMLVGHTSCLGKI